From Camelina sativa cultivar DH55 chromosome 7, Cs, whole genome shotgun sequence, one genomic window encodes:
- the LOC104700114 gene encoding uncharacterized protein LOC104700114 isoform X2 has product MLQDVISSHDQLSIDDITSPLSAQIFDFCDPQLFQETFNQTSEVTSTSNILEKSGSFHSNTNTTTTTENSNNNSKNTELQDEEDDNNNTDLSIIFDSQEDFENDITASIDFSSSSLQYPVIDQLLTATSQDQFDFSSGLQVTHQPPNISFSGDPLSLPAVSSLAPPPLQSGVFEEDCLSSVPSYNPGLNPSYSFFRTSGLPAYMSTGLLSAESSLGLFPGNNHVGSEINKPHDPFMDFQADNGGLFCPDSIKRIFNPEDLQALGVGGVESQSHLMAPQSNSALGPVEINNALEDSTLSKVGKLSPEQKKEKIRRYMKKRNERNFNKKIKYACRKTLADSRPRVRGRFAKNDEFGEPSRQASSSHHDDEDEDDMGVKDEEQFVDSSDIFAHISGANSFKFNYPIQSWI; this is encoded by the exons ATGTTGCAAGACGTGATCTCGTCTCACGATCAGCTTTCCATC GATGATATCACGAGCCCTCTTAGTGCTCAAATCTTCGATTTCTGCGATCCACAACTCTTTCAAGAAACCTTCAATCAAACCTCTGAAGTCACCTCTACTTCAAACATTCTTGAGAAATCCGGAAGCTTCCATTCAAACACTAACACAACCACAACAACTGAGAACAGTAACAACAACAGCAAGAACACAGAACttcaagacgaagaagatgacaacaacaacacggaTCTTTCCATAATCTTTGACTCACAAGAAGATTTCGAAAACGACATAACGGCTTCAATCgatttctcatcatcttcactgCAATATCCAGTCATCGATCAACTCCTTACGGCAACGAGCCAAGACCAGTTTGATTTCTCTTCAGGACTCCAAGTTACTCACCAGCCTCCTAACATTTCATTCTCTGGAGACCCTCTGTCTCTACCAGCTGTTTCCTCTCTAGCTCCTCCTCCTTTACAATCAGGGGTTTTCGAAGAAGATTGTCTTTCTTCAGTCCCAAGTTACAATCCTGGCTTGAACCCTTCTTACTCTTTCTTCCGTACCTCCGGTTTACCGGCGTATATGAGCACCGGTTTATTATCTGCTGAAAGTAGTCTTGGTTTATTTCCCGGGAATAATCATGTGGGATCCGAAATCAATAAGCCACATGATCCATTCATGGACTTTCAAGCTGATAATGGTGGTTTATTCTGTCCTGATTCCATCAAACGTATCTTTAATCCAGAAGATCTCCAG GCACTTGGTGTTGGTGGCGTCGAGAGCCAGAGCCACTTGATGGCGCCTCAAAGTAATTCAGCATTAGGACCGGTTGAGATTAATAATGCTTTAGAAGATTCAACGTTGAGCAAAGTTGGAAAACTCTCCCCTgagcaaaagaaagagaagattcGTAGGTATATGAAGAAGAGGAACGAAAGGAAttttaacaagaaaattaaG taTGCATGTAGGAAAACATTGGCAGATAGTCGACCAAGAGTTAGAGGAAGATTTGCAAAGAATGATGAGTTTGGTGAACCAAGTAGACAAGCTTCTTCAAGCcatcatgatgatgaagatgaagacgat ATGGGAGTGAAGGATGAGGAACAATTTGTAGATTCTTCAGACATTTTTGCACACATTAGTGGAGCCAACTCCTTCAAGTTCAATTACCCAATTCAATCTTGGATTTGA
- the LOC104700114 gene encoding uncharacterized protein LOC104700114 isoform X4: MLGFKDDITSPLSAQIFDFCDPQLFQETFNQTSEVTSTSNILEKSGSFHSNTNTTTTTENSNNNSKNTELQDEEDDNNNTDLSIIFDSQEDFENDITASIDFSSSSLQYPVIDQLLTATSQDQFDFSSGLQVTHQPPNISFSGDPLSLPAVSSLAPPPLQSGVFEEDCLSSVPSYNPGLNPSYSFFRTSGLPAYMSTGLLSAESSLGLFPGNNHVGSEINKPHDPFMDFQADNGGLFCPDSIKRIFNPEDLQALGVGGVESQSHLMAPQSNSALGPVEINNALEDSTLSKVGKLSPEQKKEKIRRYMKKRNERNFNKKIKYACRKTLADSRPRVRGRFAKNDEFGEPSRQASSSHHDDEDEDDMGVKDEEQFVDSSDIFAHISGANSFKFNYPIQSWI; the protein is encoded by the exons ATGCTTGGCTTTAAA GATGATATCACGAGCCCTCTTAGTGCTCAAATCTTCGATTTCTGCGATCCACAACTCTTTCAAGAAACCTTCAATCAAACCTCTGAAGTCACCTCTACTTCAAACATTCTTGAGAAATCCGGAAGCTTCCATTCAAACACTAACACAACCACAACAACTGAGAACAGTAACAACAACAGCAAGAACACAGAACttcaagacgaagaagatgacaacaacaacacggaTCTTTCCATAATCTTTGACTCACAAGAAGATTTCGAAAACGACATAACGGCTTCAATCgatttctcatcatcttcactgCAATATCCAGTCATCGATCAACTCCTTACGGCAACGAGCCAAGACCAGTTTGATTTCTCTTCAGGACTCCAAGTTACTCACCAGCCTCCTAACATTTCATTCTCTGGAGACCCTCTGTCTCTACCAGCTGTTTCCTCTCTAGCTCCTCCTCCTTTACAATCAGGGGTTTTCGAAGAAGATTGTCTTTCTTCAGTCCCAAGTTACAATCCTGGCTTGAACCCTTCTTACTCTTTCTTCCGTACCTCCGGTTTACCGGCGTATATGAGCACCGGTTTATTATCTGCTGAAAGTAGTCTTGGTTTATTTCCCGGGAATAATCATGTGGGATCCGAAATCAATAAGCCACATGATCCATTCATGGACTTTCAAGCTGATAATGGTGGTTTATTCTGTCCTGATTCCATCAAACGTATCTTTAATCCAGAAGATCTCCAG GCACTTGGTGTTGGTGGCGTCGAGAGCCAGAGCCACTTGATGGCGCCTCAAAGTAATTCAGCATTAGGACCGGTTGAGATTAATAATGCTTTAGAAGATTCAACGTTGAGCAAAGTTGGAAAACTCTCCCCTgagcaaaagaaagagaagattcGTAGGTATATGAAGAAGAGGAACGAAAGGAAttttaacaagaaaattaaG taTGCATGTAGGAAAACATTGGCAGATAGTCGACCAAGAGTTAGAGGAAGATTTGCAAAGAATGATGAGTTTGGTGAACCAAGTAGACAAGCTTCTTCAAGCcatcatgatgatgaagatgaagacgat ATGGGAGTGAAGGATGAGGAACAATTTGTAGATTCTTCAGACATTTTTGCACACATTAGTGGAGCCAACTCCTTCAAGTTCAATTACCCAATTCAATCTTGGATTTGA
- the LOC104700114 gene encoding two-component response regulator-like APRR7 isoform X1 encodes MLQDVISSHDQLSIDDITSPLSAQIFDFCDPQLFQETFNQTSEVTSTSNILEKSGSFHSNTNTTTTTENSNNNSKNTELQDEEDDNNNTDLSIIFDSQEDFENDITASIDFSSSSLQYPVIDQLLTATSQDQFDFSSGLQVTHQPPNISFSGDPLSLPAVSSLAPPPLQSGVFEEDCLSSVPSYNPGLNPSYSFFRTSGLPAYMSTGLLSAESSLGLFPGNNHVGSEINKPHDPFMDFQADNGGLFCPDSIKRIFNPEDLQKALGVGGVESQSHLMAPQSNSALGPVEINNALEDSTLSKVGKLSPEQKKEKIRRYMKKRNERNFNKKIKYACRKTLADSRPRVRGRFAKNDEFGEPSRQASSSHHDDEDEDDMGVKDEEQFVDSSDIFAHISGANSFKFNYPIQSWI; translated from the exons ATGTTGCAAGACGTGATCTCGTCTCACGATCAGCTTTCCATC GATGATATCACGAGCCCTCTTAGTGCTCAAATCTTCGATTTCTGCGATCCACAACTCTTTCAAGAAACCTTCAATCAAACCTCTGAAGTCACCTCTACTTCAAACATTCTTGAGAAATCCGGAAGCTTCCATTCAAACACTAACACAACCACAACAACTGAGAACAGTAACAACAACAGCAAGAACACAGAACttcaagacgaagaagatgacaacaacaacacggaTCTTTCCATAATCTTTGACTCACAAGAAGATTTCGAAAACGACATAACGGCTTCAATCgatttctcatcatcttcactgCAATATCCAGTCATCGATCAACTCCTTACGGCAACGAGCCAAGACCAGTTTGATTTCTCTTCAGGACTCCAAGTTACTCACCAGCCTCCTAACATTTCATTCTCTGGAGACCCTCTGTCTCTACCAGCTGTTTCCTCTCTAGCTCCTCCTCCTTTACAATCAGGGGTTTTCGAAGAAGATTGTCTTTCTTCAGTCCCAAGTTACAATCCTGGCTTGAACCCTTCTTACTCTTTCTTCCGTACCTCCGGTTTACCGGCGTATATGAGCACCGGTTTATTATCTGCTGAAAGTAGTCTTGGTTTATTTCCCGGGAATAATCATGTGGGATCCGAAATCAATAAGCCACATGATCCATTCATGGACTTTCAAGCTGATAATGGTGGTTTATTCTGTCCTGATTCCATCAAACGTATCTTTAATCCAGAAGATCTCCAG aagGCACTTGGTGTTGGTGGCGTCGAGAGCCAGAGCCACTTGATGGCGCCTCAAAGTAATTCAGCATTAGGACCGGTTGAGATTAATAATGCTTTAGAAGATTCAACGTTGAGCAAAGTTGGAAAACTCTCCCCTgagcaaaagaaagagaagattcGTAGGTATATGAAGAAGAGGAACGAAAGGAAttttaacaagaaaattaaG taTGCATGTAGGAAAACATTGGCAGATAGTCGACCAAGAGTTAGAGGAAGATTTGCAAAGAATGATGAGTTTGGTGAACCAAGTAGACAAGCTTCTTCAAGCcatcatgatgatgaagatgaagacgat ATGGGAGTGAAGGATGAGGAACAATTTGTAGATTCTTCAGACATTTTTGCACACATTAGTGGAGCCAACTCCTTCAAGTTCAATTACCCAATTCAATCTTGGATTTGA
- the LOC104700114 gene encoding two-component response regulator-like APRR7 isoform X3 — translation MLGFKDDITSPLSAQIFDFCDPQLFQETFNQTSEVTSTSNILEKSGSFHSNTNTTTTTENSNNNSKNTELQDEEDDNNNTDLSIIFDSQEDFENDITASIDFSSSSLQYPVIDQLLTATSQDQFDFSSGLQVTHQPPNISFSGDPLSLPAVSSLAPPPLQSGVFEEDCLSSVPSYNPGLNPSYSFFRTSGLPAYMSTGLLSAESSLGLFPGNNHVGSEINKPHDPFMDFQADNGGLFCPDSIKRIFNPEDLQKALGVGGVESQSHLMAPQSNSALGPVEINNALEDSTLSKVGKLSPEQKKEKIRRYMKKRNERNFNKKIKYACRKTLADSRPRVRGRFAKNDEFGEPSRQASSSHHDDEDEDDMGVKDEEQFVDSSDIFAHISGANSFKFNYPIQSWI, via the exons ATGCTTGGCTTTAAA GATGATATCACGAGCCCTCTTAGTGCTCAAATCTTCGATTTCTGCGATCCACAACTCTTTCAAGAAACCTTCAATCAAACCTCTGAAGTCACCTCTACTTCAAACATTCTTGAGAAATCCGGAAGCTTCCATTCAAACACTAACACAACCACAACAACTGAGAACAGTAACAACAACAGCAAGAACACAGAACttcaagacgaagaagatgacaacaacaacacggaTCTTTCCATAATCTTTGACTCACAAGAAGATTTCGAAAACGACATAACGGCTTCAATCgatttctcatcatcttcactgCAATATCCAGTCATCGATCAACTCCTTACGGCAACGAGCCAAGACCAGTTTGATTTCTCTTCAGGACTCCAAGTTACTCACCAGCCTCCTAACATTTCATTCTCTGGAGACCCTCTGTCTCTACCAGCTGTTTCCTCTCTAGCTCCTCCTCCTTTACAATCAGGGGTTTTCGAAGAAGATTGTCTTTCTTCAGTCCCAAGTTACAATCCTGGCTTGAACCCTTCTTACTCTTTCTTCCGTACCTCCGGTTTACCGGCGTATATGAGCACCGGTTTATTATCTGCTGAAAGTAGTCTTGGTTTATTTCCCGGGAATAATCATGTGGGATCCGAAATCAATAAGCCACATGATCCATTCATGGACTTTCAAGCTGATAATGGTGGTTTATTCTGTCCTGATTCCATCAAACGTATCTTTAATCCAGAAGATCTCCAG aagGCACTTGGTGTTGGTGGCGTCGAGAGCCAGAGCCACTTGATGGCGCCTCAAAGTAATTCAGCATTAGGACCGGTTGAGATTAATAATGCTTTAGAAGATTCAACGTTGAGCAAAGTTGGAAAACTCTCCCCTgagcaaaagaaagagaagattcGTAGGTATATGAAGAAGAGGAACGAAAGGAAttttaacaagaaaattaaG taTGCATGTAGGAAAACATTGGCAGATAGTCGACCAAGAGTTAGAGGAAGATTTGCAAAGAATGATGAGTTTGGTGAACCAAGTAGACAAGCTTCTTCAAGCcatcatgatgatgaagatgaagacgat ATGGGAGTGAAGGATGAGGAACAATTTGTAGATTCTTCAGACATTTTTGCACACATTAGTGGAGCCAACTCCTTCAAGTTCAATTACCCAATTCAATCTTGGATTTGA